The window CTCTGAACGGAAATCTATAGGTACATCTACACAATATTTTTGATTGCTCGCTATCTCGTTGCTCAAAATGTCATCTATGTACATAAACTGTGTTAACATACTGCCTCCAATTGAACACATAAAACCATAAGACATATTAGTTGATACGACACTTGCAATAACGCCGCTTTGGCTGGTAACGGTATACACCTGATTAGTCAAAATGTCTGTATATCCATAAGAATATTCAGGTGTTTCAGGGATAGGATTCATATAAATATTCGCATTATTAACTTGTACACTATTTGCATGAGCGGTAAGAGCAATAATATCAATAAAGGCGCCTGTCGCATTCCCATGCTCCGGTGTAGTAATAATAAAATCTTTACAGGCTTGTTCTCTGGAAGCAATCATAGTAATAGATGGATTAATATTATATGTGGAATGTATTGTACAAGGTTTATCTGCATTTAATGCAATAGCATCAATATCATAAAAATTTCCATTAGATTCACCCTTATTCAGATTATCAAAAGGATTTCCGCTTGTATGCACAATTGAAGTATTATCGTACAAACCTGTAATTGTGAGAAATATTGGAGAAGTGGGATTAGAATCAATCATAACAGAAGCTAACTGTTTACCACAATATTTTATTGGAAATGTTTGATCATATGTATGTGAAGATTTCATTTGATATTGAGGATCCGGAGATTGAGACAATTCATAAGTCTGAGAATTACCCTGAAAAACCGCAATCTGTCCGCCTTGAACAACCTCAACCCAGGAGCCGGTTAAGCCGACTTTATATTCCGCTAACTGGCTTGATCCCGCCGGATGCTCCGCACCAACCATATATACCTGTCCCCGGTTTAGGGTTATCTCAAAAGGAACATTTTTTGGCTTGCCGTCATTGGTAGCTAACTTCGGCGTAATACGGACCCGGGTATTATTGGTCGTAGCAAGGATTGCAAATTGTGCAGCAAAAACCCCTCCGCAATTATCAAGATAATATCTCGTACCTGCGGTTGTTATAGAATATTCTTTCCCCAAACATCTAACTGGGAGTACAATTGTTGCATCAAAAGAAGTATTTGCTTGATTTGAAGCATATATACTAATATTATCAAGTGATGTGATAACTAAACCGGTGCTTACAACACTACCATAAACATCAGTATATGCTTCGTTATATGGAATGGTAACTTCTGTTACTTGCATAGCACCGACAACAAAATTTTGTGTGTAACCTGTGTTAGGATTAACAATAGTACCCGTTGTAGCATTTCGAGCAATAATTGTTAAGCGTAATTTCTCCATATTTGGATCGCCCCCGGCATTAGGATAACATCCTTTTTTCGCATTCTTCATAAAAGTTACCCAAAACTCTTTACCCTCTGTTGATGGAGCCGCACTTTGAGGAAATACTTTTATTACAATTAAAGAAAAAATAATTAAGATTAATATTTTTTTCATAAACATCTTTGTAGAACCAATTGAAAATAATAAAAATAAAAACAAAATAAAGTCTAATAAAACATTAAACAACTATCATTTGACTTTAAATTAAATATATGAATAACAATGTAAACATTACATCATTTTTTAGAAAAAAAATACTTACAAATGTATAAAATTTTTATAAAAAAACAAAACAATCTTTTAATTTAATAAAAATTTCTTTTCCCCATTTCAATATATTAACAAAATTGATACGACAAAAAATAATTATTAAAAATAAAACAACGTTATTTATAAAATATTTAAGCATAAAAATATTATTTTTGCAGGCAAAATCATGTTTCATGAAACATCTATTTTTCTATATTGTTTTTTTTATAATCATATTCGTATCTTGTGATTCAAACACACCTGTTAACTCAAACACTGATAATGTTTCTGGTAAAAACCATATAATTGTTGAAACAGGAAATAAAACTGATAACGGATTAATGTATTCGGACTTCTTCTATAGTGATAATTTTTATAAACCTATTAATAAAGATTGTCCTATATATATTATTCCGGCAAATAAAAACAGTAATGTTTACGCTTACTTTTTTATTAATGATAAATCTGATAAAACCTCTTTAATTCCTATATTCAGTGATGATAATGGAAACCTGTTTCATGAGGAATGTAAATTTAAAATCAATTATATTGATTTACAAAACAATGATAAAATTACTGTTAATTATACCGAAACTAAAAAGAAGTTATTTTTTAAATCTAAAAAAGAATATAATCATACTTTTACCAAAAATATATCTAATAATAATTTCGTAAAAAACAGGTACAAAAATGAAGTGTTTGATAGTTACAAGTTAATAGATGATATTAAATATGGCACTGCTGTAGGATATTGGACAAATTATTCTACCGAAGGAGACAATGATAATTATATTGATATTGTTAAAAGTCAGGCTAAACATTTGGTAAAATCTCAAAAAAAACTTGATCTTTACATGGATATATATTATCCTGAAAATGACTTTGTAGAAAAGAGGCCTTTGATTATGATGATTCATGGAGGCGGATTTTTTATTGGTGACAAAAAGAATTCCTTTATGCAAGATATGTGCCCATATCTGGCAAAATGCGGTTATACGGTTGCTTCAATAGATTATCGTTTAGGATATATTCCTTCTCAAGCCAACATAGACAGAATCGGTTATCAAGCTCTACAAGATGCAAGAGCTGCAATGAGATATCTTGTTAAAAATGCAAATAAATACAACATTGATACTGCAAGAATTTATGTGGCCGGCACAAGTGCAGGCGCAATTACAGGTTTAAATATGGCCTTCATGGAAGAAGAATTTATTCCAGAAAGTGTAAAAGGCGGATTTTTAAGGTCTCCATTGGGTGGATTGGATGACAGCGGCAATAAACATAAAGAGTCTTTCAAGGTTAAAGCTGTTATTAATATGTGGGGCGCCGTACATGACTCTGCTATGATATCACCAAATAAAGATATTGCAATTCTATCTGTTCACGGCGATGCCGATATGGTGGTTCCTTACGAGCACGCAAATCCATTTTTAGATGCTGGAAAAATTGCAGAATGGCTTACTAATAAACTTTGCGGCTCTAAAGTAATTCATCGCAGAGCAAAGGAAAATAAATATTCTTCCGAAAAATTAATTCCGATTCAGGGAGGAGGACATGGCCCCATATATGATGAGAAAAATCAACTCAATGACAATTATTATATGATTAAAGATGAAATGACTTCTTTTCTTTATAACTTAAACAATAAAGATCTTAATGAAATAACTATTGATGATCTTAATGTTAATTTCGAAGATAATATCATCAAGATCAATCCGACACATGAAAGCATTCACAGTTATTATATAAATGTTGTCGGTGGCTGTATAACTCAAGATAAAAAAAATAATTATAATACTACCTGGTTCTCAAATGTAAATGATAGATTCTACGAATTTCATATTACAAATAAAATCGGGGCGTGTAAAACTTTAAAACTTTATGTCAACTAATATAGAAAACAAAAATATCAGTAAAAAAACTGCAATATCAATATCAGGAAGTATCGCTGTTGCTATCGCTGCAATAATGTGGGGCGTTGACGGCGTATTATTAACGCCAAGATTACTCGATAACACCGGTCATCCTCTGAATACGAGCTTCGTTGTTTTTATATTACACCTAATTCCTTTTATTATAATGAATTTTGTGTTTTATAAACAATATAGCACTCTTAAGCAATTTAATTTAAAGGATTATATATACATGACCTTAGTTGCACTTCTGGGCGGCGCACTGGGAACAATGTGTATTGTGAAAGCTTTGTTTTTGGTAAATTTTCAAAATCTTACTATTGTTGCATTATTACAAAAACTACAACCGATATTCGCAATAATTCTTTCCGTAATTATACTTAAAGAAAAATTATCAAAGCAATATTTCCTTTGGGCTGCATTAGCTTTAGTTTCAGGATATATTATGACATTCGGGTTCAATTTACCTGCATCGGCCGACGATAATATTATTCAAGCATCGCTATATGCCCTTGGCGCAGCGTTTTGCTTTGGCTCATCAACAGTTTTCTCAAAAATATTGCTTAATAAGTACACATCGCCTACCATCACGTTTTTCAGATACGGATTTACTACGATTATAGCCTTAATTATATGTTTAATCTCCGGATCTCTCCTTCAATTTCAGATAGTTCCGATGAAAACTTGGGCGATATTTTTATTGATTGGTTTTACAACCGGTTCGGGCGCAATATTTCTTTATTATTACGGTTTAAAGAAAATCAAAGCTTCTGTATCAAGTATTTTAGAATTATTTTTCCCAATTACTGCGGCTCTTTTGGATTATTTCATCAATAATAATACGATGACTGCCGTTCAATGGATTGCTGCTGCAATAATGATATTCTCAATAGTCAGATTATCCAAGAAAGAATAAATTTATATTTGTAACTTAAGATTTACAAATTCATTAAAACAAGTTCGAAAAAAATTCATAGGTAATCCAACCTGATGTAGCAATTTTCAAACCGGTACCGAAGACAAATCCTAATAGTGAAGCAAATCCGGATTTAAAAGCTATTGCCGAATCTTTTCCGCTTATTAATTCTCCTACCACTGCTCCAAGAAACGGGCCAACAATAATTCCCCATGGAGCAAAAAAGAATCCTATAATCAATCCTATTGCCGAGCCCCAAGTGCCCCATTTACTACCTCCGAGTTTTTTCGTACTCCAAACCGGAACTACATTATCAATAACAGTAACAATTACCACTATTCCGGCCAACAACCACATATATTCAGAAGTAAAAGGGTGCCTACTGCTCAACTGCAACATTAACAATCCGATAAAAGAAATAGGCGGTCCAGGAAGTACAGGCAAAACGCATCCCAAAAGTCCGACAATAATAAAAATAGCCCCCAATATATACAAAAATATATCCATAATTATCAAAATTTAAATTTTATTCCTAAACCGAAACTTTCATGAAATTGTACTTTTGGAACATTTTTTACAACAACCTGCACACCGTTAATCTCCTCATATACAGGAAATTTTATATCATCATCGTAAACCAATCGCCAAAATAAATTAGTACTAAAATGTTTAGTTATTGAAAATACGAATTTTCCTTCCCAATCAATATCAAAATTCCATCTATTAGCTTCTTTTTCATCCAAATAATTATTATGTAACTCAAGTTTGGATGAAATATCAATTCTTTTTGCAACAGTTTGATTATATTTAATCACAAAATTAAACCCGATCTCCGACCTGAATTTTTTACCGGGATTTATCATAACTCCAAACTCATCATATACGGCAGGCGTTACTCCGAATGAACCTTTATTTGCCAGTTCTTCATTCAACACAAAAGTAAATTTACCTGAAAGCGCAGATGCAAATATTGAAAGCGGCTTAACCGGAATAATTTCCACGCCCCAAGAAATCGTCAAATAAGCAGGAGCAAAAAAAGCCGAAATATAAACGGAATCATTGGGATAAGTATAACCGTAATCAAATTGCGATTTCAAATCAACAAGTAAAGAGTAAGATAATACTTTATTTAGTCGGTAATTCAATTGAGAATAATAATTGAGTTTATCATCAGTTTTTCTTATTGGCGCATCAACTTCGGCGAGCAACATTTTACCGTAACCCAATGAAAGAGAGTTGATATAAGTAATTGTTTCACGTTCATAGCTCACTTTGCCGTCGAATAAAACAGTTCCGGCGATGGAATTATTACCGCCAGCCGACCAATTTGTATATGAATATTGATTGAAAGTTAAGCTCGTGATAAAGGAATGTTTCCAATATGAAACTTTTTTGATACTATCTGCAGTCGGAATACTATCTTGCGTAACTAAGAGTAATGTATCCGTGCTATACCGGGCGAATACAACATTACTACATATCAACATGCATAATACCAATATCAATTTCCGACTAAACATTTTATTTTAACGCTGTATTAGAATTAATATTATTTTAAATATTTATCAAGCCAATTTTTAAATTCCCGCTGCCATAAAACAGCATTTTGCGGTTTCAGAACAAAATGTGTTTCATCATTAAAAAATAATAGACGAGCCGGAATATCCTGCAGTCTCGCACAATTGAAGGCTTCCAAACTTTGTGTGTAAGGAATTCTATAATCATGTTCTCCAACAATAATTAAAATCGGAGTATCCCATTTGTTTGCAAAAAGATGCGGAGAAAATTCCGCATAACTTTTTGGTTGCGGATTTAACCAATAAGCTCCTTCATAATCGTAATTAGTGAAAAAGTTTTCTTCAGTTGAACCGTACATGCTGTAAAAATTGAAAATTCCACAATGAGATATGAAAGTCTTGAAGCGTTTATCATGGTTTCCGGCCAACCAGTAAACAGAATAACCGCCGTAACTCGCACCCACGGCTCCGAGTCTATCTTCATCAATAAATGGTTCTTTTGATAAAATATCAACAGTTTGCAGATAATCTTGCTGATTCAATCCGCCGTAATCACCCGAAATCTGATCATTC is drawn from Bacteroidales bacterium and contains these coding sequences:
- a CDS encoding IgGFc-binding protein; this encodes MKKILILIIFSLIVIKVFPQSAAPSTEGKEFWVTFMKNAKKGCYPNAGGDPNMEKLRLTIIARNATTGTIVNPNTGYTQNFVVGAMQVTEVTIPYNEAYTDVYGSVVSTGLVITSLDNISIYASNQANTSFDATIVLPVRCLGKEYSITTAGTRYYLDNCGGVFAAQFAILATTNNTRVRITPKLATNDGKPKNVPFEITLNRGQVYMVGAEHPAGSSQLAEYKVGLTGSWVEVVQGGQIAVFQGNSQTYELSQSPDPQYQMKSSHTYDQTFPIKYCGKQLASVMIDSNPTSPIFLTITGLYDNTSIVHTSGNPFDNLNKGESNGNFYDIDAIALNADKPCTIHSTYNINPSITMIASREQACKDFIITTPEHGNATGAFIDIIALTAHANSVQVNNANIYMNPIPETPEYSYGYTDILTNQVYTVTSQSGVIASVVSTNMSYGFMCSIGGSMLTQFMYIDDILSNEIASNQKYCVDVPIDFRSE
- a CDS encoding alpha/beta hydrolase fold domain-containing protein — encoded protein: MKHLFFYIVFFIIIFVSCDSNTPVNSNTDNVSGKNHIIVETGNKTDNGLMYSDFFYSDNFYKPINKDCPIYIIPANKNSNVYAYFFINDKSDKTSLIPIFSDDNGNLFHEECKFKINYIDLQNNDKITVNYTETKKKLFFKSKKEYNHTFTKNISNNNFVKNRYKNEVFDSYKLIDDIKYGTAVGYWTNYSTEGDNDNYIDIVKSQAKHLVKSQKKLDLYMDIYYPENDFVEKRPLIMMIHGGGFFIGDKKNSFMQDMCPYLAKCGYTVASIDYRLGYIPSQANIDRIGYQALQDARAAMRYLVKNANKYNIDTARIYVAGTSAGAITGLNMAFMEEEFIPESVKGGFLRSPLGGLDDSGNKHKESFKVKAVINMWGAVHDSAMISPNKDIAILSVHGDADMVVPYEHANPFLDAGKIAEWLTNKLCGSKVIHRRAKENKYSSEKLIPIQGGGHGPIYDEKNQLNDNYYMIKDEMTSFLYNLNNKDLNEITIDDLNVNFEDNIIKINPTHESIHSYYINVVGGCITQDKKNNYNTTWFSNVNDRFYEFHITNKIGACKTLKLYVN
- a CDS encoding DMT family transporter; its protein translation is MSTNIENKNISKKTAISISGSIAVAIAAIMWGVDGVLLTPRLLDNTGHPLNTSFVVFILHLIPFIIMNFVFYKQYSTLKQFNLKDYIYMTLVALLGGALGTMCIVKALFLVNFQNLTIVALLQKLQPIFAIILSVIILKEKLSKQYFLWAALALVSGYIMTFGFNLPASADDNIIQASLYALGAAFCFGSSTVFSKILLNKYTSPTITFFRYGFTTIIALIICLISGSLLQFQIVPMKTWAIFLLIGFTTGSGAIFLYYYGLKKIKASVSSILELFFPITAALLDYFINNNTMTAVQWIAAAIMIFSIVRLSKKE
- a CDS encoding DUF456 domain-containing protein, with the protein product MMDIFLYILGAIFIIVGLLGCVLPVLPGPPISFIGLLMLQLSSRHPFTSEYMWLLAGIVVIVTVIDNVVPVWSTKKLGGSKWGTWGSAIGLIIGFFFAPWGIIVGPFLGAVVGELISGKDSAIAFKSGFASLLGFVFGTGLKIATSGWITYEFFSNLF
- a CDS encoding DUF3078 domain-containing protein, which translates into the protein MFSRKLILVLCMLICSNVVFARYSTDTLLLVTQDSIPTADSIKKVSYWKHSFITSLTFNQYSYTNWSAGGNNSIAGTVLFDGKVSYERETITYINSLSLGYGKMLLAEVDAPIRKTDDKLNYYSQLNYRLNKVLSYSLLVDLKSQFDYGYTYPNDSVYISAFFAPAYLTISWGVEIIPVKPLSIFASALSGKFTFVLNEELANKGSFGVTPAVYDEFGVMINPGKKFRSEIGFNFVIKYNQTVAKRIDISSKLELHNNYLDEKEANRWNFDIDWEGKFVFSITKHFSTNLFWRLVYDDDIKFPVYEEINGVQVVVKNVPKVQFHESFGLGIKFKF